A stretch of Coccidioides posadasii str. Silveira chromosome 2, complete sequence DNA encodes these proteins:
- a CDS encoding uncharacterized protein (EggNog:ENOG410PQ86~COG:S~BUSCO:5937at33183), with translation MRPLWKRLPLEGQSLSPALYISFTTGSNGYELLLTDLAHVWSECLTRKQILVNSSKYDTTIDPNQDDDQYFVLLQKIDDALSGKKGSRLSLRGQKHGNGLNLSTETDLPSPLEPLTWKMDLSQLRQAAFTKHVFLPVLREAASTESRMRSLIDKLKEKDWALGKLFDKIEASGIDLSTVFPSLTGVRHGRRESVFSQASKMIKGVAPFDENAWNSECMEQSPNESIKETIIKDFSATESPLDLETVENMNDDWWTRIRDSDSAIVGPVASRKVATKNPPPKPAEEISTESDDDFETRQTPPRFKKRPRAPSLAGSEPESIPSLGKGKTRESTASPEPPRPTAPPKQTKRSKGLGIIGSKSPKKELPAEGSTGYDLSMQPEKPKAKSSGFGRIGGRKLKAPRVEDTNSDSSTESDVPPGAFTKKPLAQELSTESGDEADLALRPSKPQKPKSTGREESDKPSPPPKNKSTMAGAGRVLGQIGGKKKDKGPKPEESKSKSKQPPQENIDDTSTHDQVEPSHATAPKMAKRESKLGMIGGGKSPRKQAATKSQAIIPSIATRKGEASDKGNGPIFIKTEQSEAPKRSKSPTLQIQAPQKEGSVPTNETPEERANRKREELRRQLESKSGPAKKKRRF, from the exons ATGCGGCCACTCTGGAAAAGACTGCCGCTCGAAGGCCAGAGCTTGAGCCCTGCGCTCTACATCAGCTTTACCACCGGCTCAAATGGCTACGAACTTCTCCTCACAGATCTGGCGCATGTCTGGTCCGAATGTCTTACTCGCAAGCAGATCCTTGTGAACTCATCGAAATATGACACTACCATCGATCCTAACCAGGACGATGACCAGTATTTTGTTTTACTTCAAAAGATTGACGACGCACTAAGTGGAAAGAAAGGATCTAGACTTTCCCTGCGTGGGCAGAAGCATGGGAATGGTCTCAATTTATCCACAGAAACAGACCTGCCCTCGCCGCTGGAGCCTCTGACATGGAAAATGGATTTATCCCAGCTACGCCAAGCGGCTTTTACAAAACACGTCTTTCTGCCAGTTCTCAGGGAAGCAGCCAGCACCGAATCGCGGATGCGATCACTTATTGACAAGCTGAAAGAGAAAGATTGGGCGCTGGGTAAATTGTTTGATAAAATAGAGGCCTCTGGGATTGATCTCAGCACGGTGTTTCCATCACTGACTGGTGTGAGACATGGTCGCAGGGAATCAGTATTTTCACAGGCGTCAAAAATGATTAAAGGCGTCGCTCCCTTCGATGAGAATGCTTGGAATTCAGAATGTATGGAGCAGTCTCCTAATGAGTCAATAAAAGAGACTATAATCAAGGACTTTTCGGCCACTGAATCTCCGCTTGATTTGGAGACAGTGGAGAATATGAATGATGATTGGTGGACTCGAATTCGGGATTCGGATTCTGCTATCGTGGGCCCTGTTGCGTCTCGTAAAGTAGCTACGAAGAATCCACCGCCAAAGCCGGCGGAAGAAATTTCTACTGAAAGTGacgatgattttgag ACTCGCCAAACGCCTCCCCGTTTTAAAAAACGCCCACGAGCTCCTAGCTTAGCAGGCAGTGAACCTGAGAGCATACCATCCCTTGGGAAGGGAAAAACGCGCGAGTCCACTGCAAGCCCTGAACCACCTCGACCAACTGCACCGCCAAAGCAGACAAAAAGATCCAAGGGTCTTGGCATCATAGGCTCTAAGTCGCCAAAAAAGGAACTGCCAGCCGAGGGTTCGACTGGCTATGATCTCTCAATGCAACCAGAGAAGCCGAAGGCCAAGTCAAGCGGGTTTGGGAGAATTGGTGGCAGAAAGCTAAAAGCTCCGAGGGTCGAAGACACAAATTCCGATAGTTCAACAGAATCGGATGTCCCTCCTGGTGCCTTTACAAAGAAGCCGTTGGCGCAGGAGCTATCAACGGAGTCAGGAGATGAAGCAGATCTTGCATTACGTCCAAGCAAACCACAAAAGCCGAAGTCAACAGGCCGCGAAGAAAGCGACAAACCCTCGCCACCTCCAAAGAACAAGTCAACAATGGCGGGCGCCGGGCGAGTCCTTGGGCAGATAGGTGGCAAGAAAAAGGACAAGGGGCCCAAACCGGAGgaaagcaaaagcaaaagcaaaCAACCACCTCAAGAAAACATAGATGACACATCCACGCATGACCAAGTCGAACCTTCTCACGCTACCGCGCCCAAAATGGCGAAACGGGAAAGCAAGCTCGGTATGATTGGGGGCGGCAAATCACCCCGTAAACAAGCTGCAACAAAAAGCCAGGCCATCATCCCTTCAATAGCTACCCGGAAAGGTGAAGCATCCGACAAGGGGAACGGCCCGATATTCATAAAAACGGAgcaatcagaagctccaaaACGGTCAAAATCTCCAACACTGCAAATCCAAGCTCCCCAGAAAGAAGGGTCTGTACCAACAAACGAAACTCCAGAAGAACGAGCGAACAGAAAACGAGAGGAATTAAGGCGGCAGTTGGAATCAAAGAGTGGCCctgcgaagaagaagaggaggttTTGA
- a CDS encoding uncharacterized protein (EggNog:ENOG410PFCZ~COG:T~BUSCO:4888at33183) gives MSSTSRDKSGSKRSRSRSPPWKRPEKIRHVDRTRANDGNRQHWSMKEQARLNQLQEDEQMRQWVAQEDTFVLRQAKKKAEIRVKEGRAKPIDWLTVTLRVIDPTRNPLDDEIPDSELDLVDPEGVFEGLSVSQLMSLEQDIDTFLKLETNPDNQEYWKTMNVICRDRRQRAESTAPEDRAVSSVAADINRILSPKSYEELATLEVQIRRKLNSKEPVDTDYWEQLLKSLTVWKARAKLRRVYQAVIKGRVEELRKQQREEAVNVQNKLAPLAPYEGAGTTGMSPEEEETIRELDPEPLLQLQSQDKSLEILDEKSFLSRVASDRKKILKMGYAPLRQRSADKSGPIVSHTQESSTISAVAPRFMSAPNDDFSQATKALYEREVARGISENEEIFAGEEVVNTTVKPAWANKYRPRKPRYFNRVQMGYEWNKYNQTHYDYDDPPPKVVQGYKFNIFYPDLIDKTKAPTYKIEREHGRKRGQSFAPAGEEDTCIIRFIAGPPYEDLAFRIVDKEWDYSAKRERGFKSTFEKGILQLHFQFKKIYYRK, from the exons ATGTCCTCTACATCTCGCGATAAATCCGGATCAAAGCGGAGTCGATCTCGGTCTCCGCCTTGGAAGCGCCCTGAAAAGATCCGTCACGTCGATAGGACCCGCGCGAACGATGGCAATCGACAGCATTGGAGCATGAAAGAACAAGCACGACTCAACCAACTCCAGGAAGATGAACAAATGCGCCAGTGGGTTGCGCAAGAGGATACCTTTGTGCTTAGACAggcgaaaaaaaaggctGAAATACGGGTAAAAGAAGGCCGAGCGAAGCCCATTGACTGGCTTACGGTCACCCTGCGCGTTATCGATCCAACCAGGAACCCTCTTGACGATGAAATTCCCGACTCCGAACTTGATCTAGTGGATCCTGAAGGTGTTTTTGAGGGCTTGTCTGTTTCCCAGCTGATGAGTCTTGAGCAAGATATCGACACATTTCTCAAGCTTGAAACCAATCCTGATAATCAAGAATACTGGAAG ACCATGAACGTGATTTGCAGGGATCGACGACAGCGGGCCGAATCTACGGCGCCGGAGGATAGGGCGGTGAGCTCCGTTGCCGCAGACATTAATCGAATATTGAGCCCCAAGTCGTACGAGGAATTAGCCACCCTTGAGGTACAAATACGAAGAAAATTGAATTCGAAGGAGCCGGTTGATACGGATTACTGGGAGCAACTATTGAAGAGTCTCACGGTTTGGAAAGCTCGAGCGAAGCTCAGACGAGTTTATCAAGCCGTAATTAAAGGAAGGGTCGAAGAGTTACGGAAGCAGCAGCGGGAAGAAGCAGTGAATGTGCAAAACAAGCTGGCTCCTCTTGCGCCATATGAAGGAGCTGGTACCACAGGAATGTCTccggaagaggaggaaacaATCCGGGAGCTTGATCCAGAACCGCTTTTGCAGCTCCAATCCCAAGATAAATCCCTTGAAATACTTGACGAGAAGTCGTTCCTTTCTCGAGTG GCATCTGACCGGAAGAAAATCCTGAAAATGGGCTACGCGCCATTACGCCAGCGATCAGCAGACAAGTCAGGACCTATTGTCTCTCATACTCAAGAATCGTCCACCATCTCTGCGGTTGCGCCTCGCTTTATGTCAGCCCCGAATGATGACTTTTCCCAAGCCACCAAGGCCCTCTATGAAAGAGAGGTTGCCAGGGGTATTAGCGAGAACGAAGAGATTTTCGCTGGCGAAGAAGTTGTAAACACAACGGTCAAGCCAGCTTGGGCTAATAAATATCGACCCCGTAAACCGCGATATTTTAACCGCGTTCAGATGGGCTATGAATGGAATAAATACAATCAGACTCACTATGACTATGACGACCCGCCACCGAAGGTTGTTCAAGGATACAAATTCAATATATTTTATCCCGACCTTATCGATAAAACTAAAGCTCCAACCTATAAAATAGAGCGTGAGCATGGAAGAAAACGTGGTCAATCGTTCGCGCCTGCTGGGGAGGAAGATACGTGCATCATTCGTTTCATTGCAGGTCCACCGTATGAGGATCTTGCCTTTAGAATCGTGGATAAAGAATGGGACTACAGCGCCAAGCGAGAAAGAGGCTTCAAAAGCACTTTCGAAAAG GGTATTTTACAGTTACACTTCCAGTTTAAAAAG ATTTACTACCGCAAATGA
- a CDS encoding uncharacterized protein (EggNog:ENOG410PRNW~COG:K) yields MEEVPMSHSVHSAQAHTTYTPLNIPRLNEKLSLQQPSFPLEPVSSPAGPLDEFSLSHFAINMLNSRDLSENYSSHSVQDSLSDPYTWEFDMNELSGDSGLFYHQAPDVLENIPSSPSRFGHAQYEHESWIDINRSFPTPENIDHLATFKDFQTAHEHQELNSPVSVPDKEIAPSYDLQSCIGSCPSFEGSTSRPGSAVYSYFNTDNSMASSPLGDLLPLLQPRSVPDIGIGLSEEDSDTDGIPSDEPYAILIWKALMSAPGHGMVLKEIYEWFEKHTNKAKDPDSKGWQNSIRHNLSMNAAFEAVREISSPGGSPKKSGNVWVLTERAIKHGVQSTTRYRKPGIHKKTTKSEQPAPQRQRSGAKGGRAAKKAAKFRRALQEAQRAGENHSSSRHMQSDNSEGIVAYTTHGEEEQPISPANLEMNLTLGGYNFSDLSGCTDFPPESPIFYHNIRTGGGGLISDCSTLDSETIGLDFNSFM; encoded by the exons ATGGAAGAAGTTCCCATGTCTCATTCTGTTCATAGTGCACAGGCACATACAACTTACACCCCTTTAAACATACCGCGCCTGAATGAGAAACTGTCCTTGCAGCAACCATCATTCCCTCTTGAACCTGTTTCATCTCCAGCTGGCCCCCTCGATGAATTCTCTCTTTCGCATTTTGCCATAAACATGCTCAACTCAAGGGACCTTTCAGAAAACTATAGTTCACATTCAGTGCAAGATTCTCTTTCCGATCCATATACTTGGGAATTCGACATGAATGAGCTTTCCGGCGATTCTGGGCTCTTCTATCACCAAGCTCCAGATGTTTTAGAAAACATACCCTCTTCACCATCCCGCTTCGGACATGCTCAATACGAACATGAAAGCTGGATTGATATCAACAGATCATTCCCTACTCCCGAGAACATTGACCACTTGGCAACATTTAAAGATTTCCAAACCGCGCATGAGCACCAAGAGTTGAATTCTCCTGTGTCGGTTCCCGACAAGGAAATCGCTCCATCTTACGATTTGCAAAGCTGCATTGGATCTTGTCCGTCATTTGAAGGCTCCACTTCACGGCCCGGGAGCGCCGTTTATTCATACTTTAACACCGATAATTCAATGGCGTCCAGCCCATTGGGGGATTTGCTGCCGTTGTTACAACCACGCTCTGTGCCTGACATAGGAATCGGGCTCTCGGAGGAAGATTCAGATACAGATGGTATTCCATCAGATGAGCCGTATGCAATACTGATCTGGAAAGCACTTATGTCTGCCCCCGGGCACGGCATGGTCCTCAAAGAAATCTACGAATGGTTCGAAAAGCACACCAACAAGGCCAAAGACCCAGATTCAAAAGGTTGGCAGAACAGTATTCGTCATAACCTCTCCATGAATGCT GCATTCGAAGCGGTTCGAGAAATCTCCTCCCCTGGAGGATCGCCAAAGAAATCCGGAAATGTTTGGGTTCTCACTGAACGAGCGATAAAACACGGCGTGCAGTCAACAACAAGGTACAGGAAGCCAGGCATCCATAAAAAGACTACAAAGTCTGAACAACCGGCGCCGCAGCGGCAACGATCGGGAGCAAAAGGTGGACGCGCAGCCAAAAAAGCAGCGAAGTTTAGGCGAGCCCTCcaagaagcacagagagCAGGAGAAAATCATTCTTCTTCCCGCCACATGCAGTCTGACAACTCTGAAGGCATCGTGGCCTATACGACGCACGGCGAAGAGGAGCAACCCATATCTCCAGCGAATCTTGAAATGAATCTTACTCTAGGAGGTTACAATTTTAGCGATCTCTCCGGCTGCACTGACTTCCCGCCTGAATCTCCAATTTTCTATCACAACATACGCACTGGCGGAGGAGGGTTGATCTCCGATTGCTCTACCCTGGATAGTGAAACGATTGGCTTAGATTTCAATTCATTTATGTAg